DNA from Acidobacteriota bacterium:
TAGGGGCGGTAGCAGGAGATCGTCCCGGTCGCGAGCAGGGCCAGGACCAGGACCGAGATCTTTTTCGCGTTCATCGCTCTTCTCCTTTCCTTTCCGCGCGCTTAAAGTGCGAGAAGCGTGCCAAGGGGGCGGCGGGCGCCGAGATCCATCCTGTATTCGATTTGCTATCTTTATGATATAGGCTGCGCCGAAGCTCCGGATCCGATCTCCCCAATGGGCCCCAGGACAGGCCGGCGACGGGGGGAATGTCCCATCCGGAGGACAGCGCCGTGCCGCATTGACGCGCCTCTCCGCCGCCGGTTCTCGAAGGGAACCCGCCGCGGGCAACCGGGTTGGCGACAGGCCCGCTCAGGCCTTTTTCGAAACGTGGACCGCCGCGGCGCCGAACATGAGGCGCTCGAAAGAAACATCGTAGAATCCCGCTGCGCGAAGGATGTCCGCAAGCTCCCCGGCCCCGTAGAAGCCGCGGATCGACGAGGCCAGATAAGCGTAGCCGGCCTGGGCCCCGGACATCCGCAGGCCGACGCGCCGGACGACGAGCCCGACGTACCCGCGGAAGAGGGCCCGGATGACCCGGACCGCCGGCTGGCTCGTCTCCAGGTTGACGAACCGGCCGCCCGGCCTGAGCACGCGCCGGAACTCGCGGAACGTCGATTCCAGGATCTCCCGCGACAGGTTGATGTTCCTCGTCGCGAACGAGATCGTGACCAGGTCGAACGCCGCGTCGGGGAACGGCAGCCGCTTGACGTCGGCCAGGACGAAGCCGGCCCGCTCCAGCCCCGGCTTGGCCCGGGCCCGGGCCAGCATCGGCAGGGAGAAGTCGACGGCCACGAGCTCCGTCCCCTCCGGCGCCCGGCGGGCCAGGTCCTGGGCCATCTCCCCCGTTCCCGAGCAGACATCGAGCCAGCGCGTCCCGCCGCCGCCGGCCGCCAGCCGGGCCGCCCGGCTCCGCCAGCCGCGGTCCAGGCC
Protein-coding regions in this window:
- a CDS encoding ubiquinone/menaquinone biosynthesis methyltransferase codes for the protein MDKPTPSGRPLREIFGEIAGSYERVNRVLTLGLDRGWRSRAARLAAGGGGTRWLDVCSGTGEMAQDLARRAPEGTELVAVDFSLPMLARARAKPGLERAGFVLADVKRLPFPDAAFDLVTISFATRNINLSREILESTFREFRRVLRPGGRFVNLETSQPAVRVIRALFRGYVGLVVRRVGLRMSGAQAGYAYLASSIRGFYGAGELADILRAAGFYDVSFERLMFGAAAVHVSKKA